From Rhizobium favelukesii, the proteins below share one genomic window:
- a CDS encoding HEPN domain-containing protein, giving the protein MDAILTEGFDAALTLTDHIEHLPDRKRRELARIIEILFAEVEAFQASKLSAKRNAGRILMVLLYGSYARGDWVEDHLSGYRSDYDLLIVVNSKTFAEEQELWEGIEERLLKEQIAHHIETPVVPIVHTLADVNDQLSRGRPFFVDIARDGIVLYEEPGHPLAQPKPLTAEDANTEAKANFDQWFPDAVEFFGIAEYCGGRGNYKLAAFNLHQSTERLYHCLLQSLTLYSPKSHRLKVLRSQAEGLDIRLVEAWPRDSRFSRRCFELLSRAYVEARYSSKYTITNEELAWLVERVKVLQDLVKAVCMERLSL; this is encoded by the coding sequence ATGGACGCGATTCTGACTGAAGGCTTTGATGCGGCTTTGACCCTGACCGACCATATCGAGCACCTGCCGGACAGGAAGCGGCGCGAACTGGCGCGCATCATCGAGATCCTGTTTGCCGAGGTCGAAGCCTTCCAGGCAAGCAAGCTGTCGGCCAAGCGCAATGCCGGCAGGATCCTGATGGTCCTCCTCTATGGATCTTACGCCCGCGGTGACTGGGTCGAGGATCACTTGAGCGGCTATCGCTCCGACTACGATCTGTTGATCGTCGTCAACAGCAAGACCTTCGCGGAGGAGCAGGAACTCTGGGAAGGCATCGAGGAGCGGCTGTTGAAGGAGCAGATCGCTCATCACATCGAAACACCGGTCGTGCCGATCGTCCACACGCTGGCTGATGTCAACGACCAGCTTTCCCGCGGTCGCCCCTTCTTCGTCGACATCGCCAGGGACGGCATCGTCCTCTACGAAGAGCCCGGCCATCCGCTGGCGCAACCGAAGCCGCTGACGGCGGAGGACGCCAATACGGAAGCGAAAGCTAATTTTGATCAGTGGTTCCCTGATGCCGTCGAATTTTTCGGCATCGCAGAATATTGCGGGGGACGGGGCAACTACAAACTGGCGGCCTTCAATCTGCATCAATCGACAGAACGGCTATATCATTGCCTGCTGCAGTCCCTGACCCTTTACAGCCCCAAATCCCATCGTCTGAAGGTTCTTCGCTCTCAAGCCGAAGGGCTGGATATCAGGTTGGTTGAGGCGTGGCCGCGCGACAGCCGGTTTTCACGACGCTGTTTCGAGTTGCTCTCGCGGGCCTATGTGGAAGCGCGATATTCGTCGAAATACACAATCACCAACGAGGAGCTCGCCTGGTTGGTCGAGCGCGTGAAGGTGCTGCAGGATCTCGTAAAGGCAGTTTGCATGGAGCGGCTTTCGTTGTAG
- a CDS encoding helix-turn-helix domain-containing protein, which translates to MYSHGYAGIPSILIQAQRRLGINAMQMNIIIQLLDYWHEPTRKPFPAKKELANRMDVTEKTIQNNMRALERAGYIRREMRKTAAVDWNSNIYAAPDAGSGAAEPHRCHHDRSYQ; encoded by the coding sequence GTGTATAGCCACGGTTACGCCGGCATCCCCTCTATCCTGATCCAGGCGCAGCGCCGTCTTGGCATCAATGCGATGCAGATGAACATCATCATCCAGCTCCTGGATTACTGGCACGAGCCGACGCGCAAGCCGTTTCCGGCCAAGAAGGAATTGGCGAATCGTATGGATGTCACGGAGAAGACTATCCAGAACAATATGCGCGCCCTGGAGAGGGCTGGCTATATCAGGCGCGAAATGCGCAAGACGGCTGCCGTGGACTGGAACAGCAATATCTACGCCGCTCCAGATGCTGGAAGTGGCGCTGCGGAACCGCACCGATGCCATCATGACCGAAGCTATCAATGA
- a CDS encoding DUF2147 domain-containing protein, with the protein MKRLLIAIAAFAAIANIAYAQDPIVGNWRTELGDTAEIASCGSGYCITLKSGKHAGKQIGTFGGRDGSYEGKITDPGANKTYNGSVTVSGNALKLKGCVLKVVCEAQTWPRL; encoded by the coding sequence ATGAAGCGCCTACTCATAGCCATCGCGGCATTTGCGGCAATTGCCAACATCGCATATGCACAAGATCCGATTGTTGGAAACTGGAGGACCGAGCTTGGAGATACCGCCGAAATCGCTTCCTGCGGCAGCGGCTATTGTATCACCCTGAAATCGGGCAAGCACGCCGGCAAGCAGATCGGCACCTTCGGAGGTAGGGACGGCAGTTACGAAGGCAAGATCACCGATCCGGGTGCCAACAAGACCTATAACGGCTCCGTGACTGTCTCAGGTAACGCGCTAAAGCTGAAGGGGTGCGTGTTGAAGGTCGTGTGTGAAGCGCAAACGTGGCCTCGCCTCTGA
- a CDS encoding mechanosensitive ion channel family protein translates to MALYRLAMAASTSMARVYPRVRLLVAVLTAALAFSAIGERLGVASNVRSLSALIFSTVFLLIVIDTIGRAPRSDGNSAVGRAPRAIRIGAAISLWLLWCCGFVGLFWIGIMIVVVPRALSVADKLTSAFAASHWNSNGTRELKAVMLVRVARAVIVIAAADWIAFVWHENFQPLGDHLALAQSIVAGVFNSVVILLVFDLIWQLGNAYIARKLSDYGDEGALDSNEMARQSRIRTLLPVFRNTLAAGLLSVAVLTVLSQMGVQIGPLIAGAGVVGVALGFGSQTLVKDIVSGVFYLLDDAFRVGEYIEAGSYAGVVESFSLRSVRLRHYQGPIFTVPFGTLGAIKNSSRDWAVDKFRFHIPFKTDLDKVSKLIKDIGVELEADPEFKSSFIKPLKLTGVEKIGEYGIEVAVGFTCKLGEQTSIRRKAYTLLMQTFGENDIDFAQPMVQVNRSQ, encoded by the coding sequence ATGGCGCTCTACCGGCTCGCGATGGCCGCATCCACATCGATGGCTAGGGTCTATCCTCGCGTCCGACTGCTCGTCGCTGTGCTGACGGCGGCATTGGCATTTTCGGCTATTGGCGAGAGGCTCGGCGTCGCATCGAACGTCCGTTCGCTGAGTGCCCTTATATTTTCGACAGTCTTTCTCCTGATCGTGATCGATACAATAGGCCGCGCGCCTCGAAGTGATGGCAATTCCGCAGTGGGCCGAGCGCCTCGCGCAATAAGGATTGGTGCTGCGATCTCGCTCTGGCTACTTTGGTGCTGTGGCTTCGTAGGATTGTTTTGGATCGGTATCATGATTGTCGTTGTGCCACGCGCGCTGTCAGTCGCTGACAAGCTGACCTCGGCGTTCGCGGCTTCTCACTGGAACAGCAATGGCACGAGGGAGCTGAAAGCCGTCATGCTTGTTCGGGTGGCGAGAGCTGTTATCGTCATCGCGGCAGCGGATTGGATCGCCTTCGTTTGGCACGAAAATTTTCAGCCGTTAGGCGATCACCTGGCTCTGGCTCAGTCGATCGTTGCCGGCGTATTCAATAGCGTTGTTATTCTGCTTGTATTCGACTTAATCTGGCAACTCGGCAACGCATACATCGCCCGCAAGCTCAGCGATTACGGCGACGAAGGAGCGCTCGACTCGAACGAGATGGCGCGCCAAAGCCGGATTCGCACCTTGCTCCCGGTTTTCCGCAACACGCTGGCCGCCGGGCTGCTTTCTGTGGCCGTTCTCACTGTTCTCTCACAGATGGGTGTGCAGATCGGCCCGCTTATCGCCGGAGCAGGGGTGGTGGGTGTTGCTCTTGGATTTGGCTCGCAGACTCTCGTCAAAGACATTGTCAGCGGCGTTTTTTATCTACTGGACGATGCGTTCCGAGTCGGGGAATACATTGAGGCGGGAAGCTACGCCGGTGTCGTCGAGTCGTTTAGCCTACGATCTGTACGACTGCGGCATTATCAAGGACCAATATTTACGGTGCCTTTCGGCACGCTTGGCGCAATCAAAAATTCGAGCCGTGACTGGGCAGTCGACAAATTTCGCTTCCATATCCCCTTCAAAACGGACCTGGATAAAGTGAGCAAACTCATCAAGGATATCGGCGTCGAGCTCGAGGCGGATCCGGAATTCAAGTCATCTTTCATAAAGCCGCTCAAGCTGACCGGCGTCGAGAAAATCGGCGAGTACGGCATCGAAGTCGCTGTAGGGTTCACCTGCAAGCTAGGCGAACAGACTTCGATCCGAAGAAAAGCATACACATTGCTGATGCAGACATTTGGCGAAAATGACATCGATTTCGCCCAGCCGATGGTGCAGGTCAACCGGTCACAATAA
- a CDS encoding ion channel: MDLLSAPNPVLEICVGTVILIVVIFVHGVGIRAISWKFSKSWMHVTSARGHWRLNLVLAVTIAALAILHFAETLIWSVPLYARSIIPSMRDSYYFVLESYTTLGEGNVTLPDRWRLLGPIIGMSGLFTFGWTGSVLVNIMTDVGRFDMLRAKRAHSDDGPQ; encoded by the coding sequence GTGGATCTGCTATCGGCTCCAAACCCGGTTCTGGAGATATGTGTCGGCACTGTCATTCTGATCGTGGTGATATTCGTGCACGGCGTGGGCATCCGGGCCATCAGTTGGAAATTCAGCAAATCGTGGATGCATGTCACGAGCGCCAGAGGGCACTGGCGCCTGAATCTCGTGCTCGCAGTGACGATCGCTGCCTTGGCAATCCTGCATTTTGCAGAGACGCTGATCTGGTCGGTTCCTCTTTATGCGCGTTCAATCATCCCCTCGATGCGCGACAGCTACTATTTCGTTTTGGAGAGCTACACGACGCTCGGGGAAGGCAACGTCACTCTGCCAGATCGATGGCGTCTGCTCGGACCGATCATCGGCATGTCGGGGTTATTCACCTTCGGATGGACTGGCAGTGTTCTGGTCAACATCATGACCGACGTTGGAAGATTCGATATGTTGCGAGCAAAGCGCGCGCATTCTGACGATGGTCCTCAATGA
- a CDS encoding OmpA family protein — protein MFVRRLSVSLALGLLLAPCIASAQQLDNSQIMSTLGQVRSAAPAVDVALLVEEANANVGKGVAALPNWSKLAELSQLIVEIDFENNSTAIEPKSYRTVGLIADALHHPDLFRYKFLIVGHSSATGSARHNLELSQKRADAINEALATTFAISPDRLFSVGAGEEWPIDAGHPEAADNRRVQLINLGLLK, from the coding sequence ATGTTCGTTCGTCGCCTTAGCGTCTCACTCGCACTCGGCCTGCTGCTGGCTCCCTGCATCGCGTCCGCTCAACAGCTCGACAACAGTCAGATCATGAGCACGCTGGGACAGGTCAGGTCGGCAGCCCCTGCCGTCGACGTCGCCCTGCTCGTGGAGGAGGCAAACGCCAACGTCGGGAAGGGCGTTGCAGCACTCCCCAACTGGAGCAAGCTCGCAGAGCTTTCGCAGCTGATCGTCGAGATCGATTTCGAAAACAACTCCACCGCCATCGAGCCGAAATCCTACCGCACCGTCGGCCTGATCGCAGATGCACTGCATCACCCGGATCTGTTCCGCTACAAGTTCCTTATCGTCGGGCATTCCAGCGCGACGGGATCGGCCAGACACAACCTCGAGCTCAGCCAGAAACGCGCCGACGCGATCAACGAGGCGCTGGCGACGACGTTCGCAATTTCACCCGATCGCCTCTTTTCCGTTGGCGCGGGCGAAGAATGGCCGATCGACGCCGGCCACCCGGAGGCTGCCGATAACAGGCGCGTTCAACTGATCAATCTTGGACTTTTGAAGTAG
- a CDS encoding cysteine rich repeat-containing protein, translated as MSKRIGVFGGAALAAFLTLAATSWADTISYADAVTVLAKDCGNDIKKFCNGENLGQGRIQACLEKNAAKVSPTCTSTLGSVLTSIAQRREAQASVFKVCQHDVSQYCNSVKGDGNILSCLVETKRVDSKACNQAITDAGWR; from the coding sequence ATGTCGAAGAGAATTGGCGTCTTTGGAGGAGCGGCGCTAGCCGCCTTCCTCACTTTAGCGGCGACTAGTTGGGCGGACACAATCAGCTACGCCGATGCGGTGACAGTTCTTGCCAAGGATTGCGGAAACGACATCAAGAAGTTCTGCAATGGCGAGAACCTTGGGCAGGGCCGGATCCAGGCCTGCCTTGAGAAAAATGCCGCAAAGGTTTCGCCGACCTGCACTTCGACGCTTGGCAGCGTGCTCACATCGATCGCCCAGCGCCGGGAAGCGCAGGCGTCGGTGTTCAAGGTCTGCCAGCATGATGTCTCTCAATACTGCAACAGCGTGAAGGGCGACGGGAATATCCTTTCCTGCCTCGTCGAAACCAAACGCGTCGACAGCAAGGCATGCAACCAGGCAATCACCGACGCTGGATGGCGTTGA